GGTGATAATACCAAACAAAGATGGTGAAAATCTCGTGGGGTTATTGCATGAAACTGGGTCCAAAGAGATTGTGATATTGTGCCATGGTTTCCTATGCACAAAGGAGAACAACACTATAAAGAAGCTAGCTCTTGCTTTGGAAAATGATGGGATAAGTGCCTTTCGTTTCGATTTTGCTGGTAATGGAAAGAGCCAAGGATCTTTACGCTATGGTAGGTATTGGGGAGAGGTTGAAGATTTACGTGCTGTGATTGAATACATTGGAGGAGTAGCAAATCGAGCTGTGAGTGCCATTATTGGGCATAGTAAAGGGGGTGATGTGGTTCTATTGTATGCTTCTAAGTACCATGATGTTCATACAATTGTGAATATCTCTGGTCGTTTTGAGCTGATGAGAGGGGTTGAGTTTCACTTGGGTAAAGACTACATGGAAATGATAGAGAAAGAGGGGTTCATTGATGTTAAGAACAACAACACAGGGAGTGTTGTTTATCGAGTGACTAGGGAAAGTTTGGTGGAGTGTCAAGGTACAAATATGGGTGAAGTGGGTTCTGGGATTGAGAAGGAATGTAAGGTCTTGACGGTGCATGGATCCGCTGACAAGATCGTTCCTGTTGAAGATGCACCGGAGTTTGCAAAGGTTATAGCTAATCACAAGTTGCATATAATAGAAGAGGCAGAACATGGGTACACAGCACAGCAGAGAGAGTTAGCCACAGTTGTGTTGGACTTTGTAAGGAGGGCGACGCAGCAAGATTGCGATACAAACAGCTAAACATGATCAGAAggattttttttgaagattttgatttttgtcgTTGTCATTGTCTCGGTTATGACATCGGTTATTATTACACTTATGTCTTGAATATTATTCCGATACCAAATTACTGTTTACTTTACCTCTGTCTATAATCATTAGTTATCATTATTAAGGGCAGTCTCCACATCTCATTGCAAGAAAAACAATTACGTAGAATTATCTGAAATATCAGTTTCTTATCTGTGCTTGCTTAAGTAAACTGGCAATCATCTCATTATGCTCTGTTGAAGATTCTTAGTAAAATATTTGACAACATAAATGTACCATAGAAAGGAAAATAGCAGCAAAGCTGGCTGCTATGAAATTCATATAAATGCGTCTGCAGATCTTCTGTCTAGTAGTTTGAATAAAAAACCTAATTCAAAGGCATAGGCCCGTCCTGTTATGGCTCAAAATCTTCACATTTCAACGATCACCAATCAATCGTCAGTACCAAAATAACGATCACCAAACTCACCCAAACCTGGTATGACACGGTATTCTTCATTCAGAGAAACATCAATCTCAGAGGTGACAATTTTCAAGGATGGGAACCTTTTGCTAACACACTGAATTCCCTCAGGGGCCTGAAGTCAACATAACGCAGTATAAGTTGGTGTACATGGACATTACAAGAAAATGAGTAATTAATTTGCAAACGGCAAGAAAATGACTTACAGAGATGAGGTTTAGGAATATAATGTAGGATTCTGGTACACCTTTCTGTATGAGTAGTTCAATTGCTTGGTTAGCAGAATTCCCTAGAAAGGCAACAAGATAGATTTCTAATCATCAGCATGCAAGCATAGCATCAATAGAAAACACAGAATATCCCCTAAAAGATAAGCCAGATCTATAATATACCATGGCTATTAAACAATGAAATGTACTGTACTACacactatttataaaattatatgcaCATCCATCACATATTCAATTACTCCATTGGACAGCTTAACAGCTCTGCATATACATAGAAAAAGTCTATGATATAGAACAGTTAACAAGTACAGAACTTTACAGCAAGGAAAGATTGGAGGCAAATACACCAGTTAagcatgaaccaaaaaaaaaaaagagcataaaCTGCCAGACATTGGATGTAAGGCTcaaaagaaattcatttaaCGAGAGTAGGATGTGCAGGCAACACAAGGCGAAGCTGTATAAACGCATGAAGATGGAACAGAGCAAATGATCAAACTTTGTAAGCagaattgtttttctttctttaaaatttatgaaatcTCCTTCTCCCCTTCCCTTCTCACACATACCATCTCCCATTCAATAAATAATCATTTATCCaaagtgaaaaagaaatgaaaacaagAATGACAAAAGGTTTTAAGAAATTCACTTCTGTTGGCCTATTCTTACATGATGCAGTGTTGGTAGAAATCAAGTAAAGGAAAGGACAACAGATTTTTATGGAAATCAAACAAGTACCTGTA
This genomic stretch from Castanea sativa cultivar Marrone di Chiusa Pesio chromosome 1, ASM4071231v1 harbors:
- the LOC142613184 gene encoding putative uncharacterized protein YDL057W, which produces MSSEFKSQTLSSAIIPPQPQPGECENSSKAMSKKADQKEASPARKAKQQKVIIPNKDGENLVGLLHETGSKEIVILCHGFLCTKENNTIKKLALALENDGISAFRFDFAGNGKSQGSLRYGRYWGEVEDLRAVIEYIGGVANRAVSAIIGHSKGGDVVLLYASKYHDVHTIVNISGRFELMRGVEFHLGKDYMEMIEKEGFIDVKNNNTGSVVYRVTRESLVECQGTNMGEVGSGIEKECKVLTVHGSADKIVPVEDAPEFAKVIANHKLHIIEEAEHGYTAQQRELATVVLDFVRRATQQDCDTNS